In the Alkaliphilus oremlandii OhILAs genome, one interval contains:
- a CDS encoding 4Fe-4S binding protein, producing the protein MAYKISEDCISCGACEPECPVSVISAGDTQYVIDADGCIECGACANVCPVDAPKPE; encoded by the coding sequence ATGGCTTATAAAATTTCAGAAGATTGTATTAGCTGTGGAGCTTGTGAACCAGAATGTCCAGTAAGTGTTATCTCAGCTGGAGATACACAATATGTAATCGATGCAGACGGATGTATCGAGTGTGGCGCATGTGCTAACGTTTGTCCAGTAGATGCTCCAAAGCCAGAATAA